A single genomic interval of Stieleria maiorica harbors:
- a CDS encoding amidohydrolase family protein: MASRYKTLLFTFFAFIATTCAIADEPNSPADWDVENYPAPNRQQKIDTDTGTWMNLDVSPDGSQIVFDLLGDLYLMPITGADGTEATGKQYPKNLTGTVAWEMQPRFSPDGGQIAMTSDRTGKNKKAGDNLWIINADGSSPTQVTSETYRLICNPVWSPDGQYLVGRKHFTSRRSLGAGEFWMFHRDAMAAGATAGVQLTERPNDQKDVNEQVFSPDGRYLYYSQDVTPGDTFEYDKNSHQGIYAIKRLDLVEGETETLIRGPGGACRPTPSPDGKTLAFVRRVGVKTGLHLFDLQSGEIRLVYDDLERDMQEAWAIHGVYSAFDFTPDGRSIVIWAKGKIRRIDLESGDAETIPFRIRDTRTVKPAVRHKIPVGQDEFDVKMLRDVCVSPTGDRVAYQALGYIYLKSLPDGKPIRLTSQTHHFEFCPQFSRDGHYIVYTTWNDRELGTIRIASTDPSANENWIVTDTPGHYTNPTFSPDGKQIVYERGGGGHLRSPLWSREQGVYRIGWRDGVAERITESGSDPQFAASGDRVFLTRRGGGKESDNVTLFSVDLAGLNARDHYTSDWATEMQVSPDGKSLALIERFHVYVTPFVHAPSAIKVGPGGKGLPIAKVSEEAGDFVHFSGDGSALHWSLGAELSTCDVSDAMDKIAGSKEESDADTNEASAAINSISIGFKHPHDQPGETRALVGGRIVTMGKAGVIENGVVVVRGNRIVAVGPRDEVEIPDDAIKTNLNGQVVLPGLIDTHAHGAQATRGITPQQNWIDYARLAFGVTTIHDPSNDTHSIFAASEMTKAGVIVGPRTFSTGKILYGATGSYKAEIESLADAEFHLKRMKAVGAFSVKSYNQPRRDQRQQVLAAARKLDMLVVPEGGSTFMHNMTMIVDGHTGIEHTLPVQTAYDDVMDLWRGTGVGYTPTLNVAYGGLSGERYWYAIDDLWLHTRLKTFIPPHVLNPRARRREKAPLEDYNHIKVAEIARQVVEQGGLVQAGGHGQLPGLCTHWEMWSFVQGGMTPMQALTCGTLNGAKYLGLDDDLGSIEVGKLADLIVIRRGADPIKQIRDSEKIQFVMANGHLFEADRMNRIGDNAPRGEFFWENNAGAGVLATASEAVGCSCHRGR, from the coding sequence ATGGCTTCGCGCTACAAGACCCTACTGTTTACGTTCTTCGCCTTCATCGCGACAACCTGTGCCATCGCCGACGAACCCAACTCGCCGGCCGATTGGGATGTCGAGAATTACCCTGCGCCGAACCGGCAACAGAAGATCGACACCGACACCGGCACGTGGATGAATTTGGATGTCAGCCCCGACGGCAGCCAGATCGTGTTTGATCTGCTCGGGGACCTGTATCTGATGCCGATCACCGGCGCCGACGGCACCGAGGCGACGGGAAAGCAATACCCCAAAAACCTAACCGGCACGGTCGCCTGGGAAATGCAGCCGCGTTTCAGCCCCGATGGCGGCCAGATCGCGATGACCAGCGACCGAACCGGCAAGAACAAGAAAGCCGGCGACAACCTTTGGATCATCAACGCCGACGGGTCCTCACCGACTCAGGTGACCAGCGAAACGTACCGCTTGATCTGCAACCCCGTCTGGTCACCCGACGGCCAGTACCTGGTCGGGCGGAAACACTTCACCAGTCGACGTTCGCTCGGTGCCGGTGAGTTTTGGATGTTCCACCGCGATGCGATGGCCGCCGGGGCGACCGCCGGCGTGCAATTGACCGAGCGGCCCAATGACCAGAAAGATGTCAACGAACAGGTTTTCTCGCCGGACGGACGTTACTTGTATTACAGCCAAGACGTGACACCGGGCGACACCTTCGAATACGACAAGAATTCACACCAAGGCATTTACGCGATCAAGCGATTGGATCTGGTCGAAGGCGAGACCGAGACGCTGATCCGCGGTCCCGGCGGAGCCTGTCGACCGACGCCGTCTCCGGATGGAAAAACGTTGGCCTTTGTCCGCCGCGTCGGCGTCAAGACCGGACTGCACTTGTTCGACCTTCAATCGGGCGAGATTCGATTGGTCTATGACGACTTGGAGCGCGACATGCAAGAAGCGTGGGCGATCCACGGCGTTTACAGTGCGTTCGATTTCACGCCTGATGGCCGATCGATCGTGATTTGGGCGAAAGGGAAAATCCGCCGAATCGACCTGGAGAGCGGCGATGCGGAGACCATCCCGTTTCGAATCCGCGACACGCGTACCGTCAAGCCTGCGGTCCGTCACAAGATCCCCGTTGGTCAAGACGAATTCGACGTCAAGATGCTGCGCGACGTCTGTGTTTCACCGACCGGCGATCGGGTGGCATATCAAGCACTCGGATACATCTACCTCAAGTCACTGCCCGATGGCAAACCGATTCGTTTGACCAGTCAAACGCATCACTTTGAGTTTTGTCCGCAGTTTTCTCGCGACGGGCACTACATCGTTTACACCACTTGGAATGATCGCGAGCTGGGGACGATCCGAATCGCGTCGACCGATCCGAGTGCCAACGAAAACTGGATCGTGACCGACACCCCCGGCCACTACACGAACCCGACGTTTTCGCCCGACGGAAAGCAAATCGTTTATGAACGTGGCGGCGGTGGGCATTTGCGGTCGCCGCTATGGTCGCGTGAACAAGGCGTTTACCGAATCGGTTGGCGTGACGGCGTCGCCGAACGGATCACCGAATCGGGCAGCGATCCGCAGTTTGCCGCATCGGGCGACCGAGTCTTTTTGACGCGGCGTGGTGGCGGCAAGGAATCGGACAACGTCACGTTGTTTTCGGTCGACCTGGCCGGCCTGAACGCGCGTGATCACTACACCAGCGACTGGGCGACCGAAATGCAAGTCTCGCCCGACGGAAAGTCGTTGGCATTGATCGAACGGTTCCATGTCTATGTGACTCCCTTTGTTCACGCCCCCTCGGCGATCAAGGTCGGCCCTGGCGGGAAAGGATTGCCGATCGCCAAGGTCAGTGAAGAAGCCGGCGATTTTGTGCATTTTTCCGGTGACGGATCCGCGTTGCATTGGTCGCTCGGCGCGGAGCTTTCCACGTGCGATGTTTCGGACGCCATGGACAAGATCGCCGGAAGCAAGGAGGAATCGGACGCGGACACCAATGAAGCCTCCGCCGCGATTAATTCCATCAGCATCGGCTTCAAACATCCACACGACCAACCCGGCGAAACGCGTGCGCTGGTCGGCGGGCGGATCGTCACGATGGGCAAAGCCGGAGTGATCGAAAATGGAGTCGTCGTGGTCCGGGGGAATCGGATCGTCGCCGTCGGCCCGCGAGACGAAGTTGAAATCCCTGATGACGCGATCAAGACCAATCTGAATGGACAAGTGGTGCTGCCCGGGTTGATCGACACGCATGCCCACGGAGCCCAAGCGACCAGAGGGATTACGCCGCAACAGAACTGGATCGACTACGCCCGGCTGGCGTTCGGCGTCACCACGATCCACGACCCCAGCAACGACACGCACAGCATTTTCGCGGCCAGCGAGATGACCAAGGCGGGTGTGATCGTCGGCCCGCGGACCTTTTCGACCGGCAAAATCCTCTATGGTGCCACGGGGTCCTACAAAGCCGAAATCGAATCGTTGGCCGACGCGGAGTTCCATCTCAAACGCATGAAAGCGGTCGGGGCGTTCAGCGTCAAAAGCTACAACCAGCCGCGACGCGATCAACGACAGCAGGTGCTCGCGGCGGCGCGGAAGCTGGACATGTTGGTTGTCCCCGAAGGCGGTTCGACGTTCATGCACAACATGACCATGATCGTCGACGGGCACACCGGGATCGAACACACCTTGCCGGTGCAAACGGCCTACGACGACGTCATGGACCTGTGGCGTGGCACCGGAGTCGGATACACGCCGACCTTGAATGTCGCCTACGGGGGCCTGTCGGGTGAACGTTATTGGTATGCGATCGATGATCTGTGGTTGCACACGCGGCTTAAGACCTTCATTCCGCCACATGTCTTGAATCCACGCGCACGACGCCGTGAAAAAGCGCCGCTGGAAGATTACAACCACATCAAGGTCGCCGAGATTGCCCGGCAGGTCGTCGAACAAGGCGGACTGGTGCAAGCCGGCGGCCATGGTCAATTGCCGGGGCTGTGCACGCACTGGGAGATGTGGAGTTTCGTCCAGGGAGGCATGACGCCGATGCAGGCGCTGACCTGTGGCACGCTCAACGGTGCTAAGTACCTGGGGCTGGACGATGACTTGGGATCAATCGAAGTGGGCAAGCTGGCCGATCTGATCGTGATCCGTCGCGGCGCCGATCCGATCAAACAGATTCGTGATTCGGAGAAAATCCAATTTGTGATGGCCAACGGCCACCTGTTCGAAGCCGATCGAATGAACCGTATCGGTGACAATGCGCCACGTGGAGAGTTCTTTTGGGAGAACAACGCCGGTGCGGGTGTGTTGGCGACCGCATCCGAAGCGGTCGGCTGCAGCTGCCATCGCGGCCGGTAG